In Deferribacteraceae bacterium V6Fe1, one genomic interval encodes:
- a CDS encoding cytochrome c3 family protein — MKKILALIAVLSFALVVFAAEKGPETIDLSKAFNVEKTTKKPVAFPHAFHQTKNECTECHMSAEGGKALKNINTGAQLEVGTVKGTSNNVHKEFCWACHKAKKVKSGTSCNKCHK; from the coding sequence ATGAAAAAAATTTTAGCATTAATCGCAGTCTTGTCTTTCGCATTGGTTGTTTTTGCTGCAGAAAAAGGGCCTGAAACAATCGATCTTTCAAAAGCATTTAACGTTGAAAAAACCACAAAAAAGCCGGTTGCATTCCCACATGCATTCCACCAAACAAAAAACGAATGTACCGAATGTCACATGAGTGCTGAAGGCGGAAAAGCTCTAAAAAATATTAATACCGGTGCACAGCTTGAAGTTGGCACAGTAAAAGGAACAAGCAATAATGTTCACAAAGAGTTTTGCTGGGCTTGCCACAAAGCGAAGAAGGTTAAAAGCGGAACATCTTGTAATAAGTGTCACAAATAG
- a CDS encoding Hsp20/alpha crystallin family protein, whose translation MLERWRKKSVSPLRDVFDLQEEVNRLFDDFFLPSAQVRDFPFMPHVDISENNNQIKVKADLPGVTEKDIELTLENNILTIKGKREEEKETKEDNYYSRERVYGTFMRQVQIPKRVNADSVKAKFKNGVLEVVMDKAEEEKSKKIAIQAE comes from the coding sequence ATGTTAGAAAGATGGAGAAAAAAAAGCGTATCACCCCTCAGAGATGTATTTGACCTTCAAGAAGAGGTAAACAGACTATTTGATGACTTCTTCCTCCCAAGTGCTCAAGTAAGGGATTTCCCATTTATGCCTCATGTCGATATTTCGGAAAATAACAACCAAATTAAGGTAAAAGCAGACCTTCCTGGCGTAACTGAAAAGGATATTGAGCTGACTCTTGAAAACAATATCCTCACTATTAAAGGCAAGAGAGAGGAAGAAAAAGAAACAAAAGAGGACAATTACTACAGCAGAGAAAGAGTTTACGGTACATTCATGAGGCAAGTTCAAATACCTAAGAGAGTTAACGCCGATAGCGTAAAAGCTAAATTTAAAAATGGTGTTCTTGAAGTAGTAATGGATAAGGCCGAAGAAGAAAAGTCTAAAAAGATTGCCATTCAAGCTGAATAA
- a CDS encoding c-type cytochrome, with protein MKVLYFLTLVSIMVFFSFNGFANESLYKSCKGCHGDDGSKNALGVSNPLKGQSKEEIIQKLNGYKDGTYGGAKKSTMASQAKRLTDADINSLAEYISKF; from the coding sequence ATGAAAGTCTTGTATTTTTTAACCCTTGTTTCAATTATGGTATTTTTTAGCTTTAACGGCTTTGCTAACGAATCTCTTTACAAAAGCTGCAAAGGTTGCCACGGAGATGATGGAAGCAAAAATGCACTTGGAGTCAGTAACCCTCTCAAAGGACAATCAAAAGAAGAAATAATACAAAAATTAAACGGATATAAAGATGGGACTTACGGAGGGGCAAAAAAGAGCACAATGGCAAGTCAGGCTAAAAGATTAACTGATGCAGATATTAATAGTTTGGCCGAATACATATCTAAATTTTAA
- a CDS encoding SCO family protein, with protein sequence MFNGVSYPDERKDVGIVEHLGTYIPDDIYFLDSNGKKVNIKEIVKKAPTVIAPVYFTCPNVCNILQSTLSNIIPDVKLTPGKDYQILSVSFDEHDTPEIAAKKKNNYMAILKEFPDDSWKFLTGNKENIDNFMNSIGFKFKRDGKDFIHSVALIVLAPDGKIVRYIYGMRILPFDLTMAIVEAQQGKVGFSVKRVLSYCFSYDPNGKKYVFNVMKVSATIILAGIVTLFLVLTLTGKRKSTRGKDG encoded by the coding sequence ATGTTTAATGGGGTCTCTTACCCCGATGAACGGAAGGATGTCGGTATTGTTGAGCATCTTGGCACATACATCCCTGACGATATTTACTTTTTGGATTCTAATGGGAAAAAGGTAAACATAAAAGAGATTGTAAAAAAAGCACCGACTGTCATTGCGCCGGTATATTTTACCTGCCCAAATGTATGCAATATTCTTCAAAGCACGTTATCCAACATTATCCCTGATGTTAAACTTACTCCAGGAAAAGATTACCAAATATTATCAGTAAGTTTTGACGAACATGATACCCCAGAAATAGCTGCGAAGAAAAAAAATAATTATATGGCAATTTTAAAAGAATTTCCCGATGACTCTTGGAAGTTTTTGACCGGTAATAAAGAAAATATTGATAACTTTATGAACTCTATTGGTTTTAAATTTAAAAGGGATGGTAAAGATTTTATTCATAGTGTCGCCCTTATTGTTTTGGCGCCGGATGGAAAAATCGTCAGATATATATATGGGATGAGAATACTCCCCTTCGACTTGACAATGGCAATAGTAGAGGCTCAGCAAGGTAAAGTCGGATTCTCCGTAAAGCGAGTACTTAGCTACTGCTTTAGTTATGATCCAAACGGGAAAAAATATGTTTTTAATGTAATGAAAGTATCTGCTACAATTATTTTAGCAGGCATTGTTACACTATTTTTAGTTTTAACATTAACAGGCAAAAGAAAATCTACACGAGGCAAAGATGGATAA
- the ctaD gene encoding cytochrome c oxidase subunit I: protein MDKNSEVIPFLNDNKYPGIFGWIFSTDHKKIGLLYMYSTLILFIIGVIIGLLIRIELIAPGKTIVDPQTYNAFFTVHGVIMIFLFVIPSIPAAFGNLFLPIQIGAEDVAFPKLNLFSWWLYIIGLILILFSLFTGKGAPDTGWTFYVPFSEFTTTNVSVAVIGVFILGFSSILTGLNFITTVHRLRMPEMKWMKMPLFVWALYATAWIQVLATPILGITVLLIFVERMFGIGLFDPAKGGDPILYQHLFWIYSHPAVYIMVVPAMGVITEIIPVFARKHIFGYKAIAFSSLAIAFAGSLVWAHHMYTSGMSDTAVIIFSFLTFIVAIPTAIKVFNWVATLYKGSIIVEPPLLFALSFIFLFSIGGLTGLILGAAGTDIHVHDTYFVVGHFHYTIFGGTGFGFFGAMHYWFPKIYGRMYNKRIATIAWALLFIGFNILYFPMLVIGMMGMPRRYYDYLPQYHTGHIISTVGSWILAVGLIIMFYNLFKSIKHGEKVGKNPWEAATLEWTTPSPPPTLNFVSEPKLTRGPYDYKGVEEDEQYS from the coding sequence ATGGATAAAAACAGCGAAGTAATCCCTTTTTTAAATGACAATAAATATCCGGGGATATTTGGATGGATATTTTCGACAGACCATAAAAAGATAGGTCTGTTGTATATGTACTCAACCTTAATACTCTTTATAATTGGTGTTATAATCGGTTTACTGATAAGGATTGAGCTTATTGCACCCGGGAAAACTATTGTTGATCCTCAAACCTACAATGCATTTTTCACCGTTCATGGTGTAATAATGATATTTCTATTTGTAATACCAAGTATACCGGCCGCTTTTGGCAATCTTTTTCTGCCCATACAAATCGGTGCTGAAGATGTTGCATTCCCGAAGTTAAACCTTTTTTCATGGTGGCTTTACATAATCGGACTTATTCTAATCCTATTTTCCCTTTTTACCGGGAAAGGTGCTCCTGATACGGGATGGACATTCTATGTCCCTTTTAGTGAATTTACTACAACAAATGTCAGTGTTGCCGTAATCGGTGTTTTTATATTAGGATTCTCTTCAATTCTAACAGGCCTTAATTTTATTACAACTGTGCACAGACTAAGAATGCCAGAAATGAAATGGATGAAAATGCCTCTTTTTGTCTGGGCACTCTATGCAACAGCATGGATTCAAGTGCTTGCTACCCCTATTTTGGGGATAACGGTTCTGCTTATTTTTGTTGAACGAATGTTTGGAATAGGTCTCTTTGACCCTGCAAAAGGGGGGGACCCTATTTTATATCAACATTTATTCTGGATTTACTCTCACCCTGCCGTTTATATCATGGTAGTGCCCGCAATGGGAGTAATAACAGAAATTATTCCGGTTTTTGCCAGAAAACATATTTTTGGATACAAAGCAATTGCATTTTCATCACTTGCAATTGCATTTGCAGGTTCCCTTGTGTGGGCTCACCATATGTACACAAGCGGAATGAGCGATACAGCTGTAATAATTTTCTCATTTTTAACTTTTATTGTAGCAATCCCGACTGCAATAAAAGTATTTAACTGGGTAGCCACACTTTACAAAGGCTCCATTATAGTGGAGCCCCCACTCTTATTTGCCCTTTCTTTTATTTTTCTTTTTTCCATAGGCGGTCTTACAGGGCTAATTTTAGGAGCTGCCGGAACCGATATTCATGTACACGACACATATTTTGTAGTCGGGCATTTTCACTATACAATATTTGGCGGTACAGGTTTCGGATTTTTTGGAGCTATGCACTACTGGTTTCCTAAAATTTATGGCAGAATGTACAATAAAAGGATTGCTACCATAGCATGGGCCCTTTTGTTTATCGGTTTTAATATCCTTTATTTTCCAATGCTTGTGATAGGGATGATGGGAATGCCAAGAAGATATTATGACTATCTTCCACAATATCATACCGGACATATCATATCTACCGTTGGCTCATGGATTCTTGCAGTTGGCTTAATTATAATGTTTTATAACTTATTTAAAAGTATCAAACATGGTGAAAAAGTAGGTAAAAATCCATGGGAAGCTGCAACACTTGAGTGGACTACTCCGTCACCACCACCTACTCTCAACTTTGTCAGTGAACCAAAACTAACAAGAGGACCTTATGACTATAAAGGGGTAGAAGAAGATGAGCAATATTCATAA
- a CDS encoding cytochrome c oxidase subunit 3 yields the protein MSNIHKDYLGSKFGMWLFLFTEILLFGGLFILYSIYLHKYPTEFHLAGKELNVYFGGGNTVALVTSSLFMAMSISAIQKDDKKLAITFLSITLALAFVFLTNKYFEWGAKFHHGIYPDSPALLERPKGEIIFFGLYFVMTGLHGIHVIIGAIIIIYTLFMLKYEKVNKDDFVLLENAGLYWHLVDLIWIYLFPLFYLIL from the coding sequence ATGAGCAATATTCATAAAGATTATTTAGGCTCAAAATTTGGAATGTGGCTGTTTCTCTTTACAGAAATACTGCTCTTCGGTGGATTATTTATCTTATACAGTATCTATTTACACAAATATCCTACTGAATTTCACTTGGCTGGAAAAGAACTAAATGTATATTTCGGTGGTGGAAATACTGTGGCTCTTGTGACAAGCAGCCTTTTTATGGCGATGTCAATTTCGGCCATCCAAAAAGATGATAAAAAATTAGCCATTACCTTTTTATCCATTACATTGGCTCTTGCATTTGTATTTTTAACAAACAAATATTTTGAGTGGGGTGCTAAATTTCACCACGGGATATATCCGGATTCCCCTGCTCTTTTGGAAAGGCCTAAAGGGGAGATTATATTTTTCGGACTATATTTTGTAATGACAGGGCTTCATGGAATACATGTTATAATTGGAGCGATAATAATTATCTATACCCTTTTTATGCTCAAATATGAAAAGGTTAATAAAGATGATTTTGTACTGCTTGAAAATGCCGGTCTATACTGGCATTTGGTAGATTTAATATGGATATATCTCTTCCCGCTATTTTATTTAATCTTATAG
- a CDS encoding cytochrome C oxidase subunit IV family protein, whose protein sequence is MSTESKHIVSYKTFIIVWALLLFLTAVTVWVAQINLGFLNVVAALAVATTKACIVILFFMHLKYENKLFKISVFMTFLVLALFIGFTFFDVAYR, encoded by the coding sequence ATGAGTACTGAAAGCAAACATATTGTCAGTTACAAAACATTTATAATTGTCTGGGCTCTTTTGCTTTTTCTTACCGCCGTTACCGTATGGGTTGCTCAAATCAATCTCGGTTTTTTAAATGTAGTAGCAGCTTTAGCTGTAGCTACAACAAAAGCTTGTATTGTTATACTTTTTTTCATGCATCTGAAATACGAAAACAAATTATTTAAAATATCTGTTTTTATGACCTTTTTAGTATTGGCATTGTTTATAGGTTTTACATTCTTTGATGTTGCATACAGATAG
- the coxB gene encoding cytochrome c oxidase subunit II — MYPLVSAVNKVDFAFILIYSIAVIVLLGITFAMVYFLFKYNKKRHPEPADIKGNLFAEILWTVIPTIIFMGMFFVGWDSFVALRTVPKNAIEITVEGKMWSWKFTYPNGKVDKELYVPLNTPVKLNITSADVIHSFYVPAYRIKIDAVPGLTTYAWFNPDKKGDYDILCAEYCGVRHAYMLSKVHVVDKEDYAKFISGKKEKTVNVTLPELLDKYGCSDCHSLNGEVLVGPPLNDINGRKTIVTNNGSEKEITADDKYIRDSILHPAKDIVKGFENIMPPYDGEIPESDLNTLINLMIDQKNDISNIEIGKKLVEDEGCTGCHSSDGSIIAAPSFKNLYNGKKQVIKDGKEYTVTVDDEYIYVSIKYPEREVVKDFDSIMPPFDYLTDEQIKAITEYIKSLK; from the coding sequence ATGTATCCATTAGTGAGTGCTGTAAATAAGGTGGACTTTGCCTTTATATTAATTTATTCCATCGCCGTAATTGTGCTTTTGGGTATCACTTTTGCCATGGTTTACTTTTTATTCAAATACAATAAAAAAAGGCATCCTGAACCGGCAGATATAAAAGGGAATTTATTTGCGGAGATATTATGGACAGTTATACCTACAATAATATTTATGGGAATGTTTTTTGTAGGATGGGACAGTTTTGTAGCTTTAAGGACAGTGCCGAAAAACGCTATAGAAATAACAGTTGAAGGTAAAATGTGGTCTTGGAAATTTACATACCCAAACGGCAAAGTGGACAAAGAGCTTTACGTCCCATTAAATACGCCCGTAAAGCTCAACATTACCTCAGCTGATGTTATACATAGTTTTTATGTCCCTGCTTACAGAATAAAAATTGACGCCGTGCCTGGGCTTACCACTTATGCGTGGTTTAACCCGGATAAAAAAGGGGATTATGATATTTTATGCGCTGAATATTGCGGGGTAAGGCACGCTTACATGCTTTCAAAAGTCCACGTTGTTGACAAAGAAGATTATGCCAAATTTATAAGTGGTAAAAAAGAAAAAACTGTAAATGTTACTTTGCCTGAACTTCTTGATAAATATGGTTGTTCAGATTGCCATAGCCTTAACGGTGAAGTTTTGGTAGGTCCTCCTCTTAACGATATAAATGGGAGAAAAACAATTGTAACAAACAATGGAAGTGAAAAAGAAATAACCGCTGATGATAAATATATCAGAGACTCTATACTTCATCCCGCAAAAGATATTGTAAAGGGTTTTGAAAATATAATGCCCCCTTATGATGGTGAGATACCTGAAAGTGACTTGAACACATTAATAAATCTAATGATAGACCAAAAAAATGACATATCAAATATTGAAATCGGCAAAAAGTTAGTAGAAGATGAAGGGTGCACCGGTTGCCATTCCTCTGACGGCTCGATAATTGCCGCTCCATCTTTTAAAAACCTCTACAACGGCAAAAAGCAAGTGATAAAAGACGGTAAAGAATATACCGTTACAGTAGATGACGAATATATCTATGTTTCCATAAAATATCCGGAAAGGGAAGTCGTAAAAGATTTCGATTCGATAATGCCGCCGTTTGACTATCTTACTGATGAACAAATCAAAGCAATTACAGAGTATATCAAGTCACTCAAATAG
- a CDS encoding UbiA family prenyltransferase, which yields MVTISAYFGFLLSDKKHTPQLFIVLFAVMIHSFGTSMLNQYQEIEFDKKMERTKNRPLAKSMFNPKSALYLGIILILLSFIIPLTINKKFIFLMLLDNFIIYNCIYTPLKKKTSFALLIGSICGAIPPVIGWLVGNDYLSLKILLVATAFYMWQVPHFLFLTEKYKNEYKKAGFRILINETSAKKYNIILTTWLISYFLVLANTAIIILGQGILSDILISLETILILMLVIQNNNPAQKFRIINISIMVLIIFYIIKTIAL from the coding sequence ATGGTAACAATATCGGCTTACTTTGGTTTTCTCCTTTCGGATAAAAAGCATACACCACAGCTATTTATAGTCTTATTCGCAGTAATGATTCATAGTTTTGGCACATCAATGCTTAATCAATATCAGGAAATTGAGTTTGATAAAAAAATGGAAAGGACAAAAAATAGACCACTTGCTAAAAGTATGTTTAATCCCAAAAGTGCACTTTATTTAGGCATCATACTTATTTTATTATCTTTTATCATTCCTCTTACAATTAATAAAAAATTTATTTTTCTTATGCTGTTAGATAACTTTATCATCTACAACTGCATATACACTCCTCTCAAGAAAAAGACATCTTTTGCACTTCTTATAGGTTCTATTTGCGGAGCCATTCCTCCAGTGATTGGGTGGTTAGTCGGAAATGATTATTTAAGTCTGAAAATTTTATTGGTGGCAACCGCATTTTATATGTGGCAAGTGCCCCACTTTTTATTTTTAACGGAAAAATACAAAAATGAATATAAAAAGGCCGGTTTTAGAATATTAATAAATGAAACAAGTGCAAAAAAGTATAATATTATCCTTACGACATGGCTTATAAGTTATTTTTTAGTCCTTGCAAATACTGCTATTATCATTCTTGGGCAAGGTATTTTATCTGATATTTTAATTTCTCTTGAAACTATACTTATTTTGATGCTTGTTATACAAAACAATAATCCTGCCCAAAAATTCCGCATTATCAACATTTCAATCATGGTATTAATAATTTTTTATATAATAAAAACAATAGCACTCTGA
- a CDS encoding 4Fe-4S binding protein, which produces MKLDSKIELRVKRSIKYVEPDRTGIYATGAKYWVKVTSEEEEPGRGCVHCARCVEACTHNLKKPDSLTGVFEMETVYYDFDGNRVLPDETDKINLVEKILWINPDECCNCKRCVKMCPQRAIKVFNNPDYHDIGVKLSNAEVINNILNRADERSTVSSAHLGRSESKLYTDWIIDAAEILSPQRDHLHEYAGKLDNVYLGKRKAKFLCNTPIFDCHMSYGSNSHEAFLARLMASIKLGRPFFTGEGYVHPDMMSASKYCILQFGSGGYGPWVELDKFAGISMKYGQDAKKGKGGHLQSKKNDLEIALLRCVEALRNLTAPNPQHLQYSIEELPMRVESLRALLGEEKLIGADVYGTAWNFPEIAVALAKAGFDYITIKAGDGSTGAAHLVDLQNKGLNVVYLTHIADLALRKEGLRENISIIAEGGVLDSFHAFLVLLAGADFVGMGMRTLHPLGCTLCQRCHTGQCAWGITSRKYGSRIDPEMGSNFIVSMVKSFVKDMEGLAAGLGMSHHADVVGARRFRYHGNDPLLFETFGKHEIDKQIPDASVKEREHKIFKTFEQRINENKEFFENTLKNIQGDSLTIDVGVDKIDSVSLNLLMKEAVKKGVKKFFIDNVVGQRTIGTGVKCEEITVRGLVGNHCFAFVDNVKINVIPNHTFKTSIPANTHVGVANTSNPKEINIAGHVSDLFAAYAVSGTFRVAKSGGVRNLLLMKAGVPEEWRKLNLERYENYTKDEILKDLRFKYQKRKAKLSTLGWNKFIKTFEEKLTNRKPPVAIFGLGEEKGMGDYFMEYAQGGIGIVLNVVNHEYPMGYYICSGMTAGAAYIRGKIKDEQLGVGVKKIDYLSDEDKKFLMKEIKDFLDVFLFIDIDKSYNKKLQVFGELFEKDPEYILNDFCKIIPVN; this is translated from the coding sequence ATGAAGCTTGACAGTAAAATAGAGTTAAGAGTTAAAAGAAGTATAAAATATGTAGAGCCTGATAGGACAGGTATTTATGCAACCGGTGCAAAGTATTGGGTAAAAGTCACAAGTGAAGAGGAAGAGCCGGGAAGAGGCTGTGTACATTGTGCCAGATGTGTAGAAGCCTGTACACATAATCTAAAAAAGCCTGATAGTCTGACAGGTGTTTTTGAGATGGAAACCGTCTATTATGATTTTGACGGAAATAGAGTGCTTCCTGATGAGACTGATAAAATCAATTTGGTCGAGAAGATTCTCTGGATTAATCCTGATGAGTGTTGCAATTGCAAGCGGTGTGTTAAAATGTGTCCTCAAAGGGCTATCAAAGTTTTTAATAATCCTGATTATCACGATATAGGTGTCAAATTATCAAATGCTGAGGTTATTAATAATATTTTAAATAGAGCAGATGAAAGATCAACTGTTAGCAGTGCACATTTGGGAAGGTCTGAATCAAAGCTTTATACCGATTGGATAATAGATGCAGCGGAGATATTAAGCCCTCAAAGAGACCATTTACATGAATATGCGGGTAAACTTGATAATGTATATTTAGGTAAAAGAAAGGCTAAATTTTTATGTAATACACCTATTTTCGACTGCCATATGAGTTATGGCTCAAACAGTCACGAAGCATTTTTGGCAAGACTGATGGCCAGTATAAAACTTGGCAGACCTTTTTTCACCGGTGAAGGGTACGTGCATCCGGATATGATGTCTGCATCAAAATATTGTATTTTACAATTTGGCTCAGGTGGTTATGGCCCTTGGGTTGAGCTTGATAAGTTTGCTGGAATCAGTATGAAATACGGGCAGGATGCCAAAAAAGGTAAAGGCGGACATCTTCAATCCAAAAAAAATGATTTAGAGATTGCTCTTCTTAGATGTGTTGAAGCTTTAAGAAATCTGACAGCTCCCAATCCACAGCATTTACAATATTCTATTGAGGAGCTCCCTATGAGGGTAGAGTCATTAAGGGCGCTTTTGGGTGAAGAAAAACTTATTGGTGCGGATGTTTACGGTACAGCGTGGAATTTTCCTGAAATAGCTGTTGCACTTGCAAAGGCAGGTTTTGATTATATTACAATCAAAGCAGGGGATGGCTCTACAGGTGCGGCTCATTTGGTAGATTTGCAAAATAAAGGCTTAAATGTGGTATATTTGACTCACATTGCAGATTTGGCTCTCAGAAAGGAAGGATTAAGGGAAAATATTTCGATTATTGCTGAAGGCGGTGTATTGGATAGTTTTCATGCTTTTTTGGTTTTACTGGCTGGTGCTGATTTTGTAGGAATGGGGATGAGAACGTTGCATCCTTTGGGTTGTACACTTTGTCAGAGATGCCATACAGGTCAATGTGCATGGGGTATAACGTCAAGAAAATACGGAAGCAGGATTGACCCTGAAATGGGGAGCAATTTTATAGTTTCTATGGTTAAATCTTTTGTTAAGGATATGGAAGGGCTTGCCGCAGGGCTTGGTATGAGTCACCACGCCGACGTGGTTGGAGCTAGAAGATTTAGATATCATGGTAATGACCCGCTACTATTTGAAACATTTGGGAAACATGAAATAGATAAGCAGATACCGGATGCCTCTGTCAAGGAGAGGGAACATAAGATATTTAAGACATTTGAACAAAGAATTAATGAAAATAAGGAATTTTTTGAAAATACATTAAAGAACATTCAAGGGGACTCATTAACCATAGATGTTGGGGTAGATAAAATTGATAGTGTAAGTTTAAATTTGTTGATGAAAGAAGCGGTTAAAAAAGGTGTCAAAAAGTTTTTTATTGACAATGTGGTGGGGCAGAGGACGATAGGGACTGGAGTCAAGTGTGAAGAAATTACAGTAAGAGGCTTGGTAGGCAACCACTGTTTTGCTTTTGTGGATAATGTAAAAATTAATGTGATACCAAACCATACTTTTAAAACGTCAATTCCTGCAAATACCCACGTAGGGGTTGCCAATACATCAAACCCTAAAGAGATAAATATTGCAGGGCATGTAAGTGACCTGTTTGCCGCATATGCTGTGAGTGGCACTTTTAGAGTTGCAAAAAGTGGCGGAGTAAGAAACCTATTACTAATGAAGGCAGGTGTGCCTGAAGAGTGGAGAAAGCTAAATCTTGAAAGATATGAAAATTATACAAAAGACGAGATTTTAAAGGATTTAAGGTTTAAATATCAAAAAAGAAAGGCAAAATTAAGCACGCTTGGTTGGAATAAATTTATAAAGACCTTTGAAGAAAAGCTGACAAACAGAAAGCCGCCTGTTGCCATATTTGGGCTTGGCGAAGAGAAAGGGATGGGTGATTATTTTATGGAATATGCCCAAGGGGGGATTGGGATTGTTTTAAATGTTGTAAATCACGAATACCCTATGGGCTATTATATATGTAGTGGGATGACAGCAGGTGCTGCATATATAAGAGGTAAAATTAAGGATGAGCAGCTGGGAGTAGGTGTTAAAAAAATAGACTATCTAAGTGATGAGGATAAGAAATTTTTAATGAAAGAGATAAAGGATTTTCTTGATGTGTTCTTATTCATAGATATCGACAAAAGTTATAATAAAAAGCTGCAGGTTTTTGGTGAGCTTTTTGAAAAGGATCCCGAATATATATTAAACGATTTTTGTAAGATAATACCCGTAAATTAA